The Chloroflexota bacterium genome window below encodes:
- a CDS encoding ATP-binding cassette domain-containing protein — MIIASAQDVHFSIGGRSILNGLNWEIHEHARIGLVGSNGAGKSTLLRLLAGFETPTTGHISTRRGLRIAYLSQHIVGDQRTPLQTVMAARPDLTELEAQIQACENQLGEPAIANDLQRMNQVLERHSRLLNQFEELGGSMLYNDARGYLQQFGFDGNDLSLPTNSLSGGQRKMIGLASCLMQRPDLLLLDEPETHLDLNRREFLETTIREFAGAVVIVAHDRYLLDETITSVVHLEAGKTSLWLGNYSTYAVNRQLALQRQQQDFIAQQKEINRLEEAIKRFQLWASLVPNERHIKQARVKQMQIDKMDKVEKPVLERRKVGLSLRSEQRGGQKIIDLRDVSMSFGDDLVLLGIEQTIWRGERVGIVGQNGAGKSVLGKLMHGQFEPSDGMVWVGPSIEIGYFAQGVETLDHSQTPIDVVRLTRSMYEGQAVAFLGGFLFSYAQCRQSIGSLSGGERARLQLALLMLAKPNCLILDEPTNHLDIDSVEVLEDALERYDGTVIVISHDRYFLDRVVDRVWAVNDGSVKAHLGGYSAWREAGKAPPPVIEPVVVKVKAKVKR; from the coding sequence ATGATCATCGCTAGCGCTCAGGATGTTCATTTTAGCATTGGTGGCCGAAGCATTCTCAACGGCCTGAATTGGGAAATTCATGAACACGCCCGCATCGGCTTGGTTGGCTCAAATGGTGCAGGCAAATCGACGTTGCTGCGCTTATTGGCAGGCTTTGAAACGCCGACGACTGGCCACATTAGCACACGGCGCGGATTGCGCATCGCCTATCTTTCGCAGCATATCGTGGGCGATCAGCGCACACCGTTGCAAACCGTCATGGCCGCCCGCCCCGATTTGACTGAGCTTGAGGCCCAAATTCAGGCCTGCGAAAACCAACTGGGCGAGCCAGCCATCGCCAATGATCTTCAGCGGATGAATCAGGTTTTAGAGCGTCACAGTCGCCTATTGAACCAATTCGAGGAGCTGGGTGGCTCGATGCTCTATAACGATGCTCGCGGCTATCTACAGCAATTTGGCTTTGATGGTAACGATCTGAGTTTGCCAACCAATTCGCTCAGTGGCGGCCAACGCAAAATGATCGGCTTGGCAAGTTGTTTGATGCAACGCCCCGATTTATTGCTGCTTGACGAGCCAGAAACCCACCTCGATTTGAACCGCCGCGAATTTTTAGAGACGACAATTCGTGAGTTTGCTGGGGCGGTGGTGATTGTCGCCCACGATCGCTACTTGCTCGATGAAACCATCACCAGCGTTGTGCATTTGGAAGCTGGCAAAACCAGCCTCTGGCTTGGCAATTATTCGACCTACGCCGTCAATCGCCAATTGGCCTTGCAACGCCAGCAGCAAGATTTTATCGCACAGCAAAAGGAAATTAATCGCCTAGAAGAGGCAATTAAACGTTTCCAATTATGGGCTTCATTAGTGCCCAATGAGCGCCATATCAAGCAGGCACGGGTCAAGCAAATGCAAATCGACAAAATGGATAAAGTTGAAAAGCCCGTGCTTGAGCGGCGCAAAGTCGGCTTGAGTCTACGCTCCGAGCAACGTGGCGGCCAAAAAATCATCGATCTCCGTGATGTCAGCATGAGCTTTGGCGACGATTTAGTGCTTTTGGGAATTGAACAAACCATCTGGCGTGGCGAACGGGTTGGGATCGTCGGCCAAAATGGAGCTGGTAAAAGTGTGCTTGGTAAGTTGATGCATGGGCAATTTGAGCCAAGTGATGGCATGGTTTGGGTTGGCCCATCGATCGAAATTGGCTATTTTGCCCAAGGCGTTGAGACGCTTGATCATAGCCAAACGCCGATTGATGTGGTACGCCTCACTCGCTCGATGTACGAAGGCCAAGCGGTGGCATTTTTAGGTGGATTTTTGTTTAGTTATGCCCAATGTCGCCAAAGCATCGGCTCGCTTTCCGGTGGCGAACGGGCACGTTTGCAATTGGCCTTATTGATGTTAGCCAAGCCCAATTGTCTAATTCTCGATGAGCCGACCAACCATTTAGATATTGATTCGGTCGAAGTCTTGGAAGATGCCTTAGAACGCTACGACGGCACAGTCATTGTCATTTCACACGACCGCTATTTTCTTGATCGCGTGGTTGATCGAGTTTGGGCGGTCAATGATGGTAGTGTCAAAGCTCATCTGGGCGGCTACAGTGCTTGGCGCGAAGCTGGCAAAGCCCCGCCACCAGTCATTGAGCCTGTAGTAGTTAAGGTTAAGGCCAAAGTTAAACGCTAA
- a CDS encoding sugar phosphate isomerase/epimerase, translating into MSLQIGLNGRFFAQNWRPARDEIDFAAANGFASIQFQGKPAGLQAAALGADFASIRQQLETQHIMAVMEINLQIDVTGRAATGQTPLEVLEANLPAIAGLGCKYVHWHLNNQPVLEFQQVAELEISLQSQFAAGVALAQQHGFKFGFEHNDPILRLFTTPQACRQLLDAVPDLGFVWDFNHTLPEDLAGFLQLIPRMSMLHISDTPLPEVNCHLPLGLGKIDFVAYCRALVVANFHGPAILEIGGLPKSGGYGRDTDAALIDSLAYLKAALLQVS; encoded by the coding sequence ATGAGTTTACAGATTGGTCTGAATGGGCGTTTTTTCGCGCAGAATTGGCGACCCGCCCGTGATGAAATTGATTTTGCGGCTGCCAATGGTTTTGCCAGTATTCAGTTTCAGGGCAAGCCAGCAGGCCTACAAGCCGCCGCCTTGGGAGCCGATTTTGCTAGCATTCGGCAACAGCTCGAAACTCAACATATTATGGCAGTGATGGAAATCAACCTGCAAATTGATGTTACTGGTCGGGCGGCAACAGGCCAAACGCCACTCGAAGTGCTCGAAGCCAATTTGCCTGCAATTGCTGGCTTGGGTTGTAAATATGTGCATTGGCATTTGAACAATCAGCCAGTGCTGGAATTTCAACAGGTTGCTGAACTTGAAATTAGCTTGCAATCCCAATTTGCGGCTGGGGTAGCTTTGGCTCAGCAGCATGGCTTTAAATTTGGTTTTGAGCACAACGATCCCATCTTGCGCTTGTTTACCACGCCGCAAGCATGCCGCCAACTCTTAGATGCTGTGCCAGATTTAGGCTTTGTTTGGGATTTCAATCATACCTTGCCAGAGGATTTAGCGGGATTTTTGCAGTTAATTCCACGCATGAGTATGCTGCATATCTCCGATACGCCCTTGCCCGAAGTTAATTGCCACCTGCCTTTGGGTCTGGGCAAGATTGATTTTGTGGCTTATTGTCGAGCCTTGGTTGTTGCCAATTTTCACGGCCCGGCCATTCTAGAAATTGGTGGTTTGCCCAAATCAGGTGGTTATGGGCGCGATACTGATGCCGCCTTGATTGATTCGTTGGCCTACTTGAAGGCTGCTTTGTTGCAGGTTAGTTGA
- a CDS encoding DMT family transporter, translating to MQAVQISTNQNRVEIPWRAYVALAIGIVCIALSAIWVKWAVVPGPVSAFYRMLIPAVILLPWWFAKRPKQLPKQATRLSLLGGVFFAFDLALWNSAILLTSAANSTLFANNAPLWVGLGAWLIFRERLPQRFWWGMAIALIGVVVIMGENLQQLTISQGDLLAISAGGFYAAYLLTTQRARAELDTLTFMTLGIVVSVVILGLMCLIGGYSIIGFSAQTWWSLLGLGLVSHLGGWLAINYALGHIKAATASVSLLGQPVLTALISIPLLNESLNIFQIIGGSLVIGGIWLVNTQKK from the coding sequence ATGCAGGCAGTGCAAATCTCAACCAATCAGAATCGGGTCGAAATACCGTGGCGAGCCTATGTGGCGCTGGCAATTGGCATTGTTTGTATCGCGTTATCAGCAATTTGGGTCAAGTGGGCGGTTGTGCCTGGGCCAGTTTCGGCCTTTTATCGCATGCTGATTCCAGCGGTGATTTTGCTGCCATGGTGGTTTGCCAAGCGGCCTAAACAGTTGCCCAAGCAAGCGACACGGCTTTCGCTGTTGGGCGGCGTTTTCTTTGCCTTCGATTTAGCCCTGTGGAATAGCGCAATTCTGCTGACTTCAGCCGCCAACTCAACCCTGTTTGCCAATAATGCCCCGCTATGGGTTGGCTTGGGCGCTTGGCTGATTTTTCGCGAACGTTTGCCGCAGCGCTTTTGGTGGGGCATGGCGATTGCCCTGATTGGCGTGGTGGTGATTATGGGCGAAAATTTGCAACAACTTACGATTAGCCAAGGCGATTTGTTGGCGATCTCAGCAGGTGGTTTTTATGCTGCCTATTTGCTCACGACCCAACGTGCCCGCGCTGAACTGGATACCTTGACCTTTATGACCTTGGGAATTGTGGTGAGTGTGGTGATTTTGGGCTTGATGTGCCTGATTGGTGGCTATAGCATCATTGGGTTTAGCGCCCAAACATGGTGGTCGTTGCTGGGCTTGGGCTTGGTTTCACACCTCGGCGGTTGGTTGGCGATCAACTATGCGCTTGGCCATATCAAAGCTGCGACGGCTTCGGTCAGTTTGTTGGGCCAGCCAGTCTTAACCGCCTTGATCTCAATTCCGCTCTTGAATGAATCATTAAATATCTTCCAAATCATCGGTGGTAGCTTGGTGATTGGCGGGATTTGGCTGGTTAACACTCAAAAAAAGTAA
- the trxB gene encoding thioredoxin-disulfide reductase: MEKQKVTVIGSGPAGLTAALYAARANLTPLVIRGIQPGGLIATTSEVENYPGFPDAINGFDLADKMEKQAARFGTHFLDGIVEKVELGERPFKLHIDNGTIVETETLIIATGASPRKLGVPGELELANRGVSYCAVCDGFFFRDKTLVVVGGGNSALDESLFLTRYAKEVHIIHRRDQLRADPVLIERAQNNPKIKFIWDTVVTKVEGTVKVEGVALQNVKTGEESTFAADGVFPYIGHIPNTWLFKDQIELDENGYIVSEGRARTNIPGVFVSGDVEDHVYRQAITAAGSGCMAAMEASWFLDQIEHEQTSLAQW, translated from the coding sequence ATGGAAAAGCAAAAAGTAACCGTGATTGGTTCGGGGCCAGCTGGCTTGACGGCGGCGCTGTATGCTGCACGCGCCAATTTAACCCCGTTGGTAATTCGCGGCATTCAGCCTGGTGGCTTGATTGCCACGACCAGCGAAGTTGAAAATTACCCTGGTTTCCCCGATGCGATCAATGGCTTTGATTTAGCCGATAAAATGGAAAAACAAGCAGCCCGTTTTGGCACCCACTTTTTAGATGGGATTGTCGAAAAAGTTGAGTTGGGCGAACGGCCTTTCAAGCTGCATATTGATAATGGCACGATTGTCGAAACCGAAACCTTGATTATTGCGACTGGGGCTTCGCCGCGTAAATTGGGCGTACCTGGTGAATTAGAATTGGCTAATCGTGGCGTTTCCTATTGTGCCGTATGCGATGGCTTCTTCTTCCGCGATAAAACCTTGGTAGTGGTTGGCGGCGGTAATAGTGCCTTGGATGAAAGTTTGTTCTTGACCCGCTATGCTAAGGAAGTGCATATCATCCATCGCCGCGACCAATTACGCGCCGATCCCGTGTTGATCGAACGTGCCCAAAATAACCCGAAAATTAAATTTATTTGGGATACGGTGGTCACCAAAGTTGAAGGCACGGTTAAGGTTGAAGGCGTAGCGTTGCAAAATGTCAAAACTGGCGAGGAATCAACCTTTGCTGCCGATGGGGTGTTCCCATACATTGGGCATATTCCCAACACTTGGTTATTCAAAGATCAAATTGAGTTGGATGAGAACGGCTATATCGTGAGTGAAGGCCGTGCCCGTACCAATATTCCAGGGGTTTTCGTGTCGGGCGATGTAGAAGATCATGTCTATCGCCAAGCGATCACCGCTGCTGGCAGTGGTTGTATGGCAGCCATGGAAGCCTCGTGGTTCTTGGATCAAATCGAGCACGAACAAACCAGCTTGGCTCAGTGGTAA
- a CDS encoding dihydrofolate reductase family protein, with the protein MGNLTFSINITLDGCIDHQEGIADDETHAFFTQLMDESGAMLWGRITYEMMESAWPAVARGTTEAPLALREWAIKLEAKPKYVVSSTRTDFPWTNSQLITGNLRTAIQQLKDATPNGVLLGSGRLAIELDRLDLIDEYKFLVHPRIAGHGPTLYASGLPNTRRLTLISAIPLRCGAVAMHYQRAG; encoded by the coding sequence ATGGGAAACTTGACCTTTAGTATCAACATCACCCTCGACGGCTGCATTGATCATCAGGAAGGCATCGCTGACGACGAGACCCACGCCTTCTTCACCCAACTGATGGATGAGAGCGGGGCGATGCTCTGGGGTCGTATCACCTACGAGATGATGGAAAGCGCCTGGCCAGCGGTCGCTCGCGGCACCACCGAGGCACCACTGGCGCTGCGCGAGTGGGCGATCAAGCTGGAGGCCAAGCCTAAATATGTGGTGTCCTCGACGCGAACGGATTTTCCCTGGACGAACAGCCAGCTCATTACGGGCAATCTGCGCACGGCTATCCAGCAGCTTAAGGACGCGACCCCAAATGGTGTCCTGCTTGGGAGCGGTAGGCTCGCGATCGAACTAGACCGACTAGATCTGATCGATGAGTACAAGTTCCTCGTCCATCCGAGGATCGCTGGCCATGGCCCTACTTTGTACGCAAGTGGGCTGCCCAACACGCGCCGACTCACGTTGATCTCAGCAATCCCACTGCGCTGCGGAGCGGTCGCCATGCACTACCAGCGTGCAGGTTGA
- the galK gene encoding galactokinase, giving the protein MTEVKAAFFVRSPGRVNLIGEHTDYNAGFVMPLALERGTTFQVQPRDDQQLIVHALRFNAHDQADLANLAAGTHGDWRDYVRGTAQALLDAGYSLQGAEINIDGDLPLSGGLSSSASLEVGLAFSLLHAQGITIAPAELAKIAQRAEIEYAHVNCGIMDQLSIAAGVAGHATLIDCRSLEIEAVPIPAEVAVLVIDSGVPRTLAGSAYNQRRAECEQAVAILRQLDPNITDLRDVSSDLLAQAVEQDRFEDVIYRRARHVVSENERVHKAAAAFRAGDFGYVGELMNESHWSLRDDYEVSGPELDQLTKLLRDMPGVWGARLTGAGFGGCCVALVEASHVDAVIAALAPAYHAATGRTCEAFSTKASALTVHNIEYRA; this is encoded by the coding sequence ATGACCGAGGTTAAAGCTGCATTTTTTGTTCGTTCTCCAGGTCGGGTAAATTTAATTGGCGAGCATACCGATTACAATGCTGGCTTTGTGATGCCACTGGCGCTTGAGCGTGGCACAACGTTTCAGGTTCAACCCCGTGATGATCAGCAGTTGATTGTGCACGCCCTACGTTTCAACGCCCATGATCAAGCCGATTTGGCTAATTTGGCGGCTGGCACGCACGGCGATTGGCGTGATTATGTGCGGGGCACGGCCCAAGCCTTGCTTGATGCTGGCTACTCATTGCAAGGCGCTGAGATTAATATTGATGGTGATTTGCCGCTGAGTGGTGGATTAAGCTCATCGGCATCATTAGAAGTTGGCTTGGCTTTTAGCTTACTCCACGCCCAAGGCATCACGATTGCGCCCGCTGAATTAGCTAAAATTGCCCAACGCGCCGAAATTGAATATGCCCATGTCAATTGTGGAATTATGGATCAGCTTTCGATTGCCGCAGGCGTTGCCGGCCATGCCACATTAATCGATTGTCGCTCGTTGGAAATTGAGGCTGTGCCGATTCCGGCTGAAGTGGCTGTTTTGGTGATTGATAGTGGCGTGCCACGCACCTTGGCTGGCTCGGCCTATAATCAACGCCGCGCCGAATGTGAACAAGCTGTGGCAATTTTGCGCCAACTCGACCCCAATATCACCGATTTGCGCGATGTGAGCAGTGATTTGCTGGCCCAAGCCGTCGAACAAGATCGCTTTGAAGATGTGATTTATCGGCGTGCCCGCCATGTTGTCAGCGAAAATGAGCGGGTGCATAAAGCTGCCGCCGCGTTTCGCGCTGGCGATTTTGGCTATGTTGGCGAGTTGATGAACGAATCGCATTGGAGCTTACGCGATGATTATGAAGTTAGCGGCCCTGAGCTTGACCAATTAACTAAGTTGTTGCGTGATATGCCTGGGGTTTGGGGTGCTCGATTGACTGGCGCGGGCTTTGGTGGCTGTTGCGTGGCCTTGGTCGAAGCAAGCCACGTTGATGCGGTGATTGCAGCTTTAGCTCCAGCCTATCATGCCGCAACTGGCCGCACCTGCGAAGCCTTCAGCACTAAAGCCTCAGCATTGACGGTTCATAACATAGAGTATAGGGCATAG
- a CDS encoding aldehyde dehydrogenase family protein, with the protein MTQSDSLRSFGLYIDGAWVAASDAASETLYNPATGEPIAQVARATIHDIDRAVEAARKSFDIGSWAQMRPVDRAKTLEAIADLLEENTDELAELETLNGGATLRKSSWLDIPVGIEHLRYFADLARQHPMQTLPYIDFPSPSANAVWREPIGVCGQIIPWNYPFLMAIWKIGPALAAGNSLVLKPASLTPVTALRMAELIHEADLLPHGVFNVVTGPGGLVGERLTSHPAVDKIAFTGSTEVGRRIAEVAGRNLKRVTLELGGKSPVVVLPNADLDLAVDGAIWAAFMHSGQSCEAGTRLLLPDSLHDQFVERMVARVEQLVLGDPLELTTDLGPLVSAAQKRAVEAYIELGIQEGATLRCGGVGIDDPNLANGHFVRPTIFTDVHNQMRIAQEEIFGPVLSVIRYHTVGEAITIANDTNYGLAASVWSRDLQDAQEVARAIRAGTVWINDHHLINAKAPFGGYKDSGIGRELGPNALDAYSEIKHIHTDLTQERTRRIWVDIVTPRLDD; encoded by the coding sequence ATGACTCAATCAGATAGCCTTCGCTCGTTTGGTCTGTATATTGACGGAGCTTGGGTCGCGGCCAGCGATGCTGCTAGCGAAACCCTGTACAACCCCGCCACCGGCGAGCCAATCGCCCAAGTTGCGCGAGCCACCATCCACGACATTGATCGAGCCGTTGAGGCTGCGCGGAAGAGTTTTGATATTGGCTCATGGGCGCAAATGCGGCCTGTTGATCGCGCCAAAACCCTCGAAGCAATCGCCGATTTGCTTGAAGAAAACACCGACGAATTGGCGGAACTAGAGACGCTCAACGGCGGCGCAACCCTGCGTAAAAGTTCATGGCTGGATATTCCGGTTGGCATCGAGCATTTGCGCTATTTTGCCGATTTGGCGCGGCAGCATCCCATGCAAACCTTGCCCTATATCGATTTTCCTTCGCCGAGTGCTAATGCGGTTTGGCGTGAGCCAATTGGGGTCTGTGGCCAAATTATCCCCTGGAACTACCCCTTTTTGATGGCAATTTGGAAGATTGGCCCAGCTTTGGCGGCTGGCAATAGCCTCGTACTCAAGCCTGCCTCGTTGACTCCGGTTACTGCTTTGCGCATGGCCGAATTGATTCACGAAGCCGATTTGTTGCCGCATGGCGTTTTTAACGTGGTGACTGGGCCTGGTGGTTTAGTCGGTGAACGCCTGACCAGCCATCCTGCGGTCGATAAAATTGCTTTTACTGGCTCAACCGAGGTTGGCCGCCGAATTGCCGAAGTCGCTGGGCGCAATCTCAAGCGCGTTACTTTGGAGCTTGGTGGCAAATCGCCAGTCGTGGTGCTGCCCAATGCTGATCTTGATTTGGCGGTTGATGGGGCAATTTGGGCGGCCTTTATGCACTCTGGCCAAAGCTGCGAGGCTGGTACGCGCTTGCTCTTGCCCGATTCACTGCATGATCAATTTGTTGAGCGGATGGTTGCGCGGGTTGAACAATTGGTGCTAGGCGATCCATTGGAGTTGACAACTGATTTGGGGCCGTTGGTCTCAGCTGCTCAAAAACGCGCGGTCGAAGCCTATATCGAACTGGGAATTCAAGAAGGGGCAACGTTGCGCTGCGGCGGGGTGGGTATCGATGATCCCAATCTTGCCAATGGCCATTTTGTGCGACCAACGATCTTCACCGATGTGCATAACCAGATGCGCATCGCCCAAGAAGAAATTTTCGGGCCGGTACTGTCGGTAATTCGCTATCACACGGTTGGTGAGGCAATCACAATTGCCAACGATACCAACTATGGTTTGGCCGCCAGCGTGTGGAGCCGCGATTTGCAAGATGCTCAAGAAGTGGCGCGGGCAATTCGGGCTGGCACAGTTTGGATCAACGATCATCACTTGATCAATGCCAAAGCGCCATTTGGTGGCTACAAAGATAGCGGGATTGGCCGCGAGTTGGGGCCGAATGCGCTTGATGCCTATAGCGAAATCAAGCATATTCATACCGACTTGACCCAAGAACGCACCCGCCGGATTTGGGTCGATATCGTTACGCCACGGCTTGATGATTAA
- a CDS encoding cystathionine beta-synthase codes for MTETATMAMPQIHDTILDAIGNTPLVRLNRVNRGVRAQVLAKVEYMNPGGSVKDRIGIAMIEDAERSGRLKPGGTIVEPTSGNTGAGLAIAAAIRGYKTIFVMPDKMSDEKIRYLRALGAKVVITPTAVEPDDPRSYYSVSKRLAEETPNAILAGQYWNQANPEAHYRTTGPEIWRQTAGKIDAFIAGMGTGGTISGTAKFLKEQNPNIQVVGIDPVGSLYTEYFRTGQLGPAFGYKVEGVGEDFLPTTMHFQYVDDVVQVGDKESFVMTRRMVREEGLFVGGSCGMAVAGAMRWLRAQNWDESKTAVILLPDSGVRYISKIFSDDWMRENGFLESEPISQLLDIRPRSVISSKATHTVAQVIQDMKANDISQMPVVRDDGTLVGLITEVDLLDYLLSGAGQMDHQISDIVSSAVATVGPDTSIDALTEVFSRGQVAVVVDESDVVRGIITKIDMIDYLANKA; via the coding sequence ATGACAGAGACGGCAACAATGGCGATGCCGCAAATTCACGACACCATTTTGGACGCGATCGGGAATACGCCCTTGGTTCGCTTGAATCGGGTTAATCGGGGGGTTCGCGCCCAAGTGCTGGCCAAAGTCGAATACATGAATCCAGGTGGCTCGGTTAAAGACCGCATCGGGATTGCCATGATCGAGGATGCCGAGCGCTCAGGCCGACTCAAACCAGGTGGCACGATTGTCGAACCAACTAGCGGGAATACTGGCGCGGGCTTAGCAATTGCGGCGGCAATCCGTGGCTACAAAACGATTTTTGTGATGCCCGACAAAATGAGTGACGAAAAAATTCGTTATTTGCGTGCTTTAGGAGCCAAGGTCGTAATTACCCCGACAGCTGTCGAGCCAGACGATCCACGCTCGTATTATTCGGTTTCCAAGCGCTTGGCCGAAGAAACCCCTAACGCAATTCTGGCTGGTCAATATTGGAACCAAGCCAACCCTGAGGCTCATTACCGCACCACTGGACCTGAAATCTGGCGACAAACCGCTGGAAAAATCGATGCCTTTATCGCAGGCATGGGCACTGGCGGCACAATCAGCGGTACGGCTAAATTCTTGAAAGAGCAAAATCCCAATATTCAAGTCGTCGGGATCGACCCAGTTGGTTCGTTGTATACCGAATATTTCCGCACTGGCCAGCTTGGCCCAGCCTTTGGCTATAAAGTTGAAGGGGTTGGCGAAGATTTCTTGCCTACCACGATGCACTTCCAATATGTTGATGACGTGGTGCAGGTTGGCGATAAAGAATCGTTCGTGATGACCCGCCGCATGGTGCGCGAAGAAGGCTTATTTGTCGGCGGTTCATGTGGTATGGCCGTAGCCGGTGCGATGCGCTGGTTGCGTGCTCAAAATTGGGACGAAAGCAAAACTGCCGTGATCCTGCTGCCCGATTCTGGCGTGCGCTACATCAGCAAAATCTTCTCAGACGACTGGATGCGCGAAAATGGCTTCTTGGAAAGCGAACCAATTAGCCAATTGCTCGATATTCGACCACGCTCGGTCATTTCATCCAAAGCAACGCACACCGTGGCCCAAGTTATCCAAGATATGAAAGCCAACGATATTTCGCAAATGCCTGTCGTGCGCGATGATGGTACCTTGGTTGGCTTGATTACTGAAGTTGATTTGTTAGATTATCTGCTTTCGGGCGCTGGTCAGATGGATCATCAGATTAGCGATATTGTCAGTAGCGCCGTAGCAACCGTCGGCCCCGACACCAGCATCGATGCTTTGACCGAAGTATTTAGCCGTGGTCAAGTCGCGGTCGTGGTCGATGAATCCGACGTTGTGCGCGGGATCATTACCAAAATTGACATGATTGATTATTTAGCCAATAAGGCATAA